The following proteins are co-located in the Paralichthys olivaceus isolate ysfri-2021 chromosome 10, ASM2471397v2, whole genome shotgun sequence genome:
- the fundc1 gene encoding FUN14 domain-containing protein 1 isoform X1, with translation MATRDKVEEEIYDKVVDLTEYAKKQRWWNRLFGKNSGPLAEKYSVATQIAIGGVSGWCAGYLFQKVGKVAATAVGGGLLLLQIANNTGYIQVDWKRVEKDVNKAKKQLKKGTNQAGPELNTFVDKSTEFVKKNIVVTSGFIGGFLLGMAS, from the exons ATGGCGACTCGTGACAAGG tggaggaggagatttaCGACAAAGTCGTGGATCTGACGGAATACGCCAAGAAACAGAGATGGTGGAACCGCCTCTTCGGAAAGAACTCCGGGCCTCTGGCAGAGAAATACTCCGTGGCCACGCAGATCGCCATCGGTGGAGTGAGTGGATG GTGTGCAGGATATCTCTTCCAGAAAGTTGGAAAAGTTGCGGCTACAGCTGTAGGTGgaggtcttctgctgctgcag ATAGCTAACAACACTGGATATATCCAAGTGGACTGGAAGAGAGTAGAGAAGGATGTGAACAAAGCTAAGAAACAGCTAAAGAAGGGCACCAATCAAGCAGGTCCAGAGCTGAACACATTTGTAGACAAG TCCACAGAGtttgtgaagaaaaacatcGTCGTCACCAGTGGTTTCATTGGAGGGTTCCTGCTCGGCATGGCGTCTTAG
- the fundc1 gene encoding FUN14 domain-containing protein 1 isoform X2, whose amino-acid sequence MEEEIYDKVVDLTEYAKKQRWWNRLFGKNSGPLAEKYSVATQIAIGGVSGWCAGYLFQKVGKVAATAVGGGLLLLQIANNTGYIQVDWKRVEKDVNKAKKQLKKGTNQAGPELNTFVDKSTEFVKKNIVVTSGFIGGFLLGMAS is encoded by the exons A tggaggaggagatttaCGACAAAGTCGTGGATCTGACGGAATACGCCAAGAAACAGAGATGGTGGAACCGCCTCTTCGGAAAGAACTCCGGGCCTCTGGCAGAGAAATACTCCGTGGCCACGCAGATCGCCATCGGTGGAGTGAGTGGATG GTGTGCAGGATATCTCTTCCAGAAAGTTGGAAAAGTTGCGGCTACAGCTGTAGGTGgaggtcttctgctgctgcag ATAGCTAACAACACTGGATATATCCAAGTGGACTGGAAGAGAGTAGAGAAGGATGTGAACAAAGCTAAGAAACAGCTAAAGAAGGGCACCAATCAAGCAGGTCCAGAGCTGAACACATTTGTAGACAAG TCCACAGAGtttgtgaagaaaaacatcGTCGTCACCAGTGGTTTCATTGGAGGGTTCCTGCTCGGCATGGCGTCTTAG